A part of Citrifermentans bremense genomic DNA contains:
- a CDS encoding multiheme c-type cytochrome, which translates to MLQCLKKLAGGMALVLMLALPALAAESNCISCHKKVTPNIVKDFLEGEMGKSGSVDCFHCHGKEHQSAKDVAKVTMPTEKTCKQCHTKEHDQYASGKHAMAWVAMDAMPTN; encoded by the coding sequence ATGCTGCAATGTCTGAAAAAATTAGCTGGAGGGATGGCGCTGGTTCTCATGCTGGCTCTGCCTGCGCTGGCTGCCGAGAGCAACTGCATCAGCTGCCATAAGAAGGTCACCCCGAATATCGTCAAGGACTTCCTTGAAGGGGAGATGGGCAAAAGCGGCAGCGTCGACTGCTTCCACTGCCATGGCAAAGAGCACCAGAGTGCCAAGGACGTGGCCAAGGTCACCATGCCCACCGAGAAGACCTGCAAGCAGTGCCACACCAAAGAGCACGACCAGTATGCGTCCGGTAAGCACGCCATGGCCTGGGTTGCCATGGACGCCATGCCGACCAACTAA
- a CDS encoding DNA-processing protein DprA: MYSVGNEELLMLHKIAFLCSRKVPDGVAAKARRWADEQREQGRCVISGYHSPLEKEVLCRLLLGSQPIIVAMAQGLRRIDPEWERHISAGRLLVISRYAESVTHPCESKCYQRNRMMMDLADQAVIAHASPGGKLELLCATYPDKVILL, from the coding sequence ATGTACTCGGTAGGCAACGAAGAGCTCTTGATGCTGCACAAGATCGCTTTCCTTTGTTCCCGGAAGGTTCCCGACGGGGTCGCGGCGAAGGCGCGTCGGTGGGCCGACGAGCAGCGGGAACAGGGAAGGTGCGTCATCTCCGGCTACCATTCGCCGCTGGAGAAGGAGGTGCTTTGTCGACTGCTGCTGGGGTCGCAGCCGATCATCGTCGCCATGGCGCAGGGGCTTCGGAGGATCGATCCCGAATGGGAGAGACACATCTCCGCGGGGCGCCTGCTGGTGATTTCACGCTACGCCGAAAGCGTGACCCACCCCTGTGAATCCAAATGCTATCAGCGCAACAGGATGATGATGGATCTTGCCGACCAGGCAGTCATAGCCCATGCCTCTCCAGGAGGAAAACTGGAACTCCTTTGCGCAACTTATCCGGATAAGGTCATACTTCTGTAG
- a CDS encoding FeoB-associated Cys-rich membrane protein produces MGVADIIIAAVIITGALYILYLNLWKKKGCCGCEGGSCCKK; encoded by the coding sequence ATGGGAGTGGCGGATATCATCATCGCAGCCGTCATCATCACCGGCGCTCTTTACATCCTGTATCTGAATCTCTGGAAGAAGAAGGGGTGCTGCGGGTGCGAAGGCGGGAGCTGCTGCAAGAAGTAA
- the feoB gene encoding ferrous iron transport protein B, translating into MSTQLKGKDSLEDAEGSLAGAQQPAQDRVITVAVAGNPNSGKSTLINAIAGTRLHVGNWAGVTVEKKEAQLEYAGRKIKLVDLPGTYSLSPYTQEEIVARDYLVSERPDLIINVVDATNLERNLYLTVQLLELGIPVVMALNIYDEAQAKGYRIDVEGIGKMLGVAVVPTSATRRTGLDELFRSVLVAADDLAGHAPRKLSYGEDIEAAAEQVGEIMRHSHWPLLGRYPQRWLLLKLMEEDSHVLEQMKIDRVDFLDQALQHLKKAHGDDMESIMADARYSLASGLTREVLQKPELRQTELTEKIDRIVLNRFLGIPIFLVAMWLLFKLTFDLSAPFGEWIGAMTEGPFKRWASALLLPLGAPDWTVSLVNDGVIAGVGSVLVFVPVIFAMMFFITFLEGSGYMARAAFVMDRTMHSIGLHGKSFIPMLLGFGCNVPGIYATRTLENPKDKVLTALLVPLMSCGARLPVYVLFVAVFFPDNSSTVIWSLYVMGMLLAVLMGLVFKRTLFRGEAPMFIMELPPYRMPSFSSLCVHTWEKGKHFLFKAGTYIFAVSVLVWFLLNLPWGVEHKRDSYLGQAGAVIAPVFAPVGFGTWEAASSLITGVIAKEIVVGTMGEIYSPKHDEKKEVPTLQEDLKEIAVSFGQACKTAVTTLLYLPGDQEKEEDQSALKQAIHGAFTPLSSYAFMAFVLLYMPCMIAIVAMRQEFGTWKWAAVGLVYQTALAWTAALIIYQGGSFLGIGG; encoded by the coding sequence GTGAGCACGCAATTGAAAGGCAAGGATAGCCTGGAGGACGCGGAGGGAAGCCTCGCCGGCGCGCAGCAACCGGCGCAGGATCGCGTCATCACGGTCGCAGTTGCGGGAAATCCCAACTCCGGTAAGTCCACCCTCATCAATGCCATCGCCGGCACCAGGCTCCATGTCGGGAACTGGGCGGGGGTCACCGTCGAGAAAAAGGAGGCCCAGCTCGAGTACGCCGGCAGGAAGATCAAGCTGGTCGATCTTCCCGGCACCTATTCGCTTTCCCCCTACACGCAGGAAGAGATCGTGGCGCGCGACTACCTGGTCAGCGAGCGCCCGGACCTGATCATCAACGTGGTCGACGCGACCAACCTCGAGCGCAACCTCTACCTCACCGTGCAGCTTTTGGAGCTGGGTATCCCGGTGGTGATGGCGCTCAATATCTACGACGAGGCGCAGGCCAAAGGGTACCGGATCGATGTCGAAGGGATCGGGAAGATGCTCGGCGTCGCCGTTGTCCCCACCTCGGCCACAAGGAGGACCGGCCTCGACGAGCTGTTCCGGTCGGTGCTGGTCGCGGCGGACGATCTGGCTGGGCACGCGCCCAGGAAGCTTAGCTACGGAGAAGACATCGAGGCGGCTGCGGAACAGGTCGGAGAGATCATGCGCCACAGCCACTGGCCCCTTTTGGGGCGCTACCCGCAGCGCTGGCTATTGCTGAAACTGATGGAGGAGGACAGCCACGTCCTGGAGCAGATGAAAATCGACCGCGTCGACTTCCTGGACCAGGCGCTGCAGCACCTGAAAAAGGCGCACGGCGACGATATGGAGTCGATCATGGCCGACGCCCGCTATTCGCTCGCCTCCGGGCTCACACGCGAGGTGCTGCAAAAGCCGGAGTTGCGCCAGACGGAGCTGACCGAGAAGATAGACCGCATAGTGTTGAACCGCTTCCTGGGAATCCCCATCTTCCTCGTCGCCATGTGGCTTCTGTTCAAGCTGACCTTCGATCTGTCGGCCCCCTTCGGGGAGTGGATCGGCGCCATGACCGAAGGGCCCTTCAAGCGTTGGGCGTCTGCGCTCTTGCTCCCGCTGGGAGCGCCGGATTGGACCGTCTCGCTGGTCAACGACGGGGTGATAGCCGGCGTGGGGTCGGTGCTGGTGTTCGTCCCGGTCATCTTCGCCATGATGTTTTTCATCACCTTCCTGGAAGGTAGCGGCTACATGGCACGGGCCGCCTTCGTCATGGACCGCACCATGCACTCCATCGGCCTGCACGGCAAGTCGTTCATCCCCATGCTGCTCGGCTTTGGCTGCAACGTCCCGGGGATCTACGCCACCCGCACGCTGGAAAACCCCAAGGACAAGGTGCTGACCGCACTGCTGGTGCCGCTCATGTCCTGCGGCGCGAGACTTCCGGTGTACGTGCTCTTCGTGGCGGTCTTTTTTCCCGACAACTCCAGCACCGTCATCTGGTCCCTTTACGTGATGGGGATGCTGCTCGCGGTGCTGATGGGGCTCGTCTTCAAGAGGACCCTGTTCCGCGGCGAGGCCCCCATGTTCATCATGGAGCTCCCCCCTTACCGTATGCCCTCTTTCAGCAGCCTCTGCGTGCACACCTGGGAGAAGGGGAAGCACTTCCTGTTCAAGGCCGGCACCTACATCTTTGCCGTCTCGGTGCTGGTCTGGTTCCTTTTGAACCTCCCCTGGGGGGTGGAGCACAAGAGGGATTCCTACCTCGGGCAGGCGGGAGCGGTGATAGCCCCTGTCTTTGCGCCGGTAGGCTTTGGCACCTGGGAAGCGGCGTCGTCGCTCATCACCGGCGTCATCGCCAAGGAGATCGTGGTGGGCACCATGGGAGAGATCTATTCGCCGAAGCATGACGAGAAGAAGGAAGTCCCGACGCTGCAGGAGGATCTCAAGGAGATAGCGGTCTCCTTCGGCCAGGCCTGCAAGACGGCGGTGACGACGCTTCTCTATCTCCCGGGCGACCAGGAGAAGGAGGAGGACCAGTCGGCCTTAAAGCAGGCGATCCACGGCGCCTTCACGCCGCTTTCCTCCTACGCGTTCATGGCGTTCGTCCTGCTCTACATGCCGTGCATGATCGCCATAGTCGCGATGCGCCAGGAGTTTGGCACCTGGAAATGGGCGGCGGTGGGGCTCGTTTACCAGACGGCGCTGGCCTGGACGGCTGCGCTAATCATCTACCAGGGGGGGAGCTTCCTGGGAATAGGAGGCTGA
- a CDS encoding multiheme c-type cytochrome yields MKGCGGCHKVGIRDDKSRDEGRYGSPCNSCHTRHKFSKAEAKKPEACRTCHMGFDHPQWEMWSNSKHGSIYEMEGDTGRAPTCQTCHMGDGDHNVMTSWGFLALRLPEDDAEWMGYRVTILKGLGVLDAAGKPTPRLDLVKAGKVARLTKEEWQASRDKMVGVCTKCHSASYAKTSLGNADKMIKEADKLMAEAITIVADLYEKGIIKPQKGQPAYPDLLTFYDTRTPIEQTLYVMFLEHRMRAFQGAFHMNPDYVTWYGLAEMQKDLVEIKADAAAMIRESGHKK; encoded by the coding sequence ATGAAGGGATGCGGCGGCTGCCACAAGGTCGGTATCCGCGACGACAAGTCCCGCGACGAGGGACGCTACGGTTCGCCCTGCAATTCCTGCCACACCCGCCACAAGTTCAGCAAGGCCGAGGCCAAGAAGCCCGAAGCATGCCGCACCTGCCACATGGGGTTCGATCATCCGCAATGGGAGATGTGGTCCAATTCCAAGCATGGCTCCATCTACGAGATGGAGGGCGACACCGGCCGCGCCCCCACCTGCCAGACCTGCCACATGGGTGACGGCGACCACAACGTCATGACCTCCTGGGGATTCCTCGCCTTGCGCCTGCCGGAAGACGACGCCGAGTGGATGGGCTACCGGGTGACGATCCTGAAAGGGCTGGGAGTTCTCGACGCAGCCGGCAAACCGACCCCGCGCCTGGACCTGGTGAAGGCTGGCAAGGTCGCGCGTCTCACCAAGGAAGAATGGCAGGCATCCCGCGACAAGATGGTGGGCGTATGCACCAAGTGCCACAGCGCCAGCTACGCGAAGACCAGCCTCGGCAACGCCGACAAGATGATCAAGGAAGCCGACAAGCTGATGGCCGAGGCGATCACCATAGTCGCCGACCTCTACGAGAAGGGGATCATCAAGCCGCAGAAAGGTCAGCCGGCCTACCCGGACCTGCTCACCTTCTACGACACCAGGACCCCCATCGAGCAGACCCTGTACGTGATGTTCCTGGAGCACCGCATGCGTGCCTTCCAGGGGGCGTTCCACATGAATCCCGACTACGTCACCTGGTACGGTCTGGCCGAGATGCAGAAGGACCTGGTGGAGATCAAAGCCGATGCAGCAGCGATGATCCGCGAATCGGGTCACAAGAAATAA
- a CDS encoding FeoA family protein, with the protein MNLAKLKPGEKGKITAIGSIGPLKRRLMDMGVLVGEEVKVLKVAPMGDPIEVSIKSYSLSLRKKEAEGIAVEVAG; encoded by the coding sequence ATGAATCTGGCAAAGCTGAAGCCGGGGGAAAAGGGGAAGATCACCGCTATCGGGTCGATCGGCCCCCTGAAGCGGCGCCTCATGGACATGGGGGTGCTGGTGGGTGAAGAGGTGAAGGTGCTGAAAGTGGCCCCGATGGGGGACCCGATAGAGGTAAGCATAAAGAGTTACAGCCTGTCGCTGCGCAAGAAGGAGGCTGAAGGGATCGCTGTGGAGGTGGCAGGGTGA
- a CDS encoding endonuclease/exonuclease/phosphatase family protein: protein MSDQDRSFTIMTYNVHRLIGNDRCSSASRIAEVIHSCGPDIVCLQELPGARVRPEVGGPCQDLVHELALLTTGERHYFLERERWGKVVLSRFPMRLVQAGGLHPQNRYRTVVPRGVIWVEIDLFGQKLQVVNAHLGLTHRERNYQVRVLTGPEWLSHPDCRPPVVLCGDFNTLPSSTIHKRLKNALMDEQEKLKFGHNQFTFPSKLPMVRFDHVFVSPDLVVEDELIPRTRLTGVASDHLPLVVRLRLAVTP from the coding sequence ATGTCCGACCAAGACCGCTCCTTCACAATCATGACCTACAACGTGCACCGGCTGATCGGCAACGACCGGTGCTCCTCAGCCTCACGCATAGCCGAGGTCATTCACAGCTGCGGGCCCGACATCGTCTGCCTGCAGGAGCTCCCGGGCGCGAGGGTGCGGCCGGAGGTGGGCGGCCCCTGTCAGGACCTGGTCCATGAACTCGCCCTCCTGACCACAGGGGAGCGGCATTATTTCCTGGAACGGGAACGCTGGGGGAAGGTGGTGTTGAGCCGGTTTCCGATGCGGCTGGTCCAGGCCGGCGGGCTGCATCCCCAGAACAGGTACCGGACCGTGGTGCCGCGGGGGGTGATCTGGGTCGAGATAGACCTTTTCGGCCAGAAGCTGCAGGTGGTGAACGCACACCTGGGATTGACTCACAGGGAGCGGAATTACCAGGTAAGGGTGCTGACCGGGCCCGAGTGGCTTTCGCACCCAGACTGCCGTCCGCCGGTGGTCCTTTGCGGGGACTTCAACACGCTGCCGAGCTCCACCATCCACAAGCGGCTCAAGAACGCGCTCATGGACGAACAGGAAAAGCTCAAGTTCGGGCACAACCAGTTCACCTTCCCGAGCAAGCTTCCGATGGTGCGCTTCGACCACGTTTTCGTCTCGCCCGACCTCGTGGTGGAAGATGAATTGATCCCTCGCACGAGGCTCACCGGCGTCGCTTCCGATCACCTGCCGCTGGTGGTCAGGCTGCGCCTGGCAGTTACCCCTTAG
- a CDS encoding bifunctional alpha/beta hydrolase/OsmC family protein produces the protein MNTKKVSFPNSRGEQLAARLEMPEDEQPIAYAIFAHCFTCTKNLKAVVNIARAMSSKRIAVLRFDFTGLGESEGDFSRSTFSSDVSDLVSAARFLEREYAAPSILVGHSLGGAAVLAAAGEIPSALAIATIAAPFTPAHLRELLGESAQQIEQEGEATVHLGGNDFTIRKSLLDDLEAHRPEEFLDRLKAALLVLHSPADRIVGIDNASRIFEAAQFPKSFISLGEADHLLTDPADSRYAGEVIATWASRYLPRMESAQALQRREPADNRLTARTGAQGFRTDIFANGFSMVADEPLQYGGSNEGPSPYEYVMAGLGACTTMTLQMYARQKGWPLRDALARLSHHKIHAEDCRDCETREGRIDMFHREIEVFGELDSAQRQRLLEIAEKCPVHRTLSGEIRIETSLRWDD, from the coding sequence ATGAACACGAAGAAAGTGAGCTTTCCCAATTCACGCGGAGAGCAGTTGGCCGCACGGCTTGAGATGCCAGAAGACGAGCAGCCGATCGCATATGCCATCTTCGCCCACTGCTTCACCTGCACCAAGAACCTGAAGGCCGTGGTCAACATCGCCCGCGCCATGAGCAGCAAGCGGATCGCCGTGCTCCGCTTCGACTTCACCGGCCTGGGCGAGAGCGAGGGGGACTTCTCCCGGAGCACCTTTTCCTCCGATGTAAGCGACCTGGTCTCGGCGGCGCGCTTTCTGGAACGGGAGTACGCCGCGCCGAGCATACTGGTCGGGCACTCGTTGGGGGGAGCGGCGGTACTCGCTGCGGCGGGCGAGATCCCTTCGGCGCTAGCCATCGCCACCATAGCGGCCCCCTTCACCCCGGCGCACCTGCGGGAGTTGCTGGGTGAAAGCGCGCAGCAGATCGAACAGGAGGGGGAAGCGACGGTGCACCTGGGAGGAAATGACTTCACCATCAGGAAGAGCCTCCTCGACGATCTGGAGGCGCACAGGCCGGAGGAGTTCCTGGACCGTCTAAAGGCGGCGCTACTGGTGTTGCATTCCCCCGCAGACAGGATTGTCGGGATCGACAACGCATCCAGGATCTTCGAGGCGGCGCAATTCCCCAAGAGCTTCATCTCTCTGGGGGAGGCGGACCACCTCCTCACCGATCCCGCCGACTCCCGCTATGCCGGCGAAGTCATCGCCACCTGGGCCTCGCGCTATCTCCCCCGCATGGAAAGCGCACAGGCGTTGCAGCGCCGCGAGCCTGCCGACAACCGGCTCACCGCCCGCACCGGCGCACAAGGTTTCCGTACCGACATATTCGCCAACGGCTTCAGCATGGTGGCGGACGAACCTCTGCAGTACGGCGGCAGCAACGAGGGTCCCTCCCCCTATGAGTACGTGATGGCGGGGCTCGGCGCCTGCACCACCATGACCCTGCAGATGTACGCCCGACAGAAAGGGTGGCCCTTGCGGGACGCACTGGCACGCCTGTCCCACCACAAGATCCACGCCGAGGATTGCCGGGACTGCGAAACCAGGGAGGGACGCATCGACATGTTCCACCGCGAGATCGAGGTCTTCGGGGAACTGGATTCCGCTCAAAGGCAAAGGCTTTTGGAGATCGCCGAGAAATGCCCGGTGCATCGCACGCTTTCCGGGGAGATCCGCATCGAGACCAGCTTGCGGTGGGACGATTAA
- a CDS encoding Hsp20/alpha crystallin family protein: protein MAPNSLTERNDERNVQTREETRSNERYIRPAVNIVETEEGLFLTADLPGVAKGDIDVNVEKGILTITAPAKSNLTGTPVYSEFQLGNYYRQFTIPDSLDHEKAKADFVNGILTLRIPKAEIAKPRRIEVQVG, encoded by the coding sequence ATGGCACCCAACAGCTTGACCGAAAGAAACGACGAACGCAACGTCCAGACCCGTGAGGAAACCAGGTCTAACGAAAGGTATATCCGCCCCGCAGTCAACATCGTGGAGACCGAAGAAGGGCTCTTCCTGACCGCCGACCTCCCAGGCGTCGCCAAGGGGGACATCGACGTCAACGTGGAGAAAGGGATCCTCACCATCACGGCTCCGGCGAAATCGAATCTCACCGGGACCCCGGTCTACAGTGAGTTCCAGCTTGGGAACTACTACCGGCAGTTCACCATTCCCGACAGCCTCGACCATGAGAAGGCCAAGGCGGACTTCGTGAACGGCATCCTGACACTGAGGATTCCCAAGGCTGAGATCGCGAAGCCGAGACGGATCGAGGTGCAGGTCGGCTGA
- a CDS encoding Hsp20/alpha crystallin family protein — MATWDVFKELDSLRREIDEAFRGAGYNRPFSPVFLSPVATRRFPLVNFSEDEGSVYVEALVPGVDPKDTDISVLRNTLTISGERKPFAEVKGMIHRSELGSGKFSRTLELPVDIDPNNITASCKDGLMQIKLAKAEHAKPKKIDIKLS, encoded by the coding sequence ATGGCAACGTGGGACGTTTTCAAAGAGTTGGACAGCCTGAGAAGAGAAATCGACGAAGCATTTCGCGGCGCAGGGTACAACCGCCCCTTCAGCCCGGTATTCCTCTCGCCGGTGGCCACCCGCCGGTTCCCGCTGGTGAACTTCAGCGAGGATGAAGGCAGCGTCTATGTCGAGGCACTGGTACCAGGCGTCGATCCAAAGGATACTGACATATCCGTCCTCAGGAACACCCTGACGATCAGCGGCGAGCGGAAACCCTTCGCGGAGGTCAAGGGAATGATCCACCGCTCCGAACTGGGCTCCGGCAAGTTTAGCCGCACGCTGGAACTGCCCGTCGACATCGATCCGAACAACATAACCGCCTCGTGCAAGGATGGTTTGATGCAGATCAAACTGGCGAAAGCCGAGCACGCGAAACCGAAGAAAATAGACATCAAGCTCTCGTAA
- a CDS encoding FeoA family protein, whose translation MIPLGILGAGESGEIVEILLGKAETSAARGELEKTVVRVEDMGIRVGRSVEMLKNGGATVLLRVDESRIAIARRMAMKIMVRR comes from the coding sequence ATGATACCACTCGGAATCCTGGGTGCAGGTGAAAGCGGCGAGATAGTGGAAATCCTTTTGGGCAAGGCGGAAACCTCCGCCGCGCGCGGTGAGCTGGAAAAGACGGTGGTCCGGGTCGAGGACATGGGGATCCGGGTGGGAAGGAGCGTGGAGATGCTGAAAAACGGCGGTGCCACGGTCCTGCTCAGGGTGGATGAATCGAGAATCGCCATCGCCCGGCGCATGGCAATGAAAATCATGGTGAGGAGGTAG
- a CDS encoding Fur family transcriptional regulator produces MQMKQQVKEQFNHFLSRKNLKTTLQRNLVVDAMVELDRHTHVDELYLLLRAKHPYIGHATVYRALRLLAESGLVREINLGDGITRYRLARQGERRDYLVCSDCGGVTEFENGLVEKEQLKRAHSLGFMVESFKIELKGLCRHCQGRNSRTH; encoded by the coding sequence ATGCAAATGAAGCAGCAGGTGAAGGAACAGTTCAACCATTTCCTCTCCAGAAAAAATCTGAAGACGACTTTGCAGCGCAACCTGGTGGTCGACGCGATGGTCGAACTGGACCGGCACACCCACGTCGACGAGCTTTACCTGTTGCTGCGGGCGAAGCATCCCTACATCGGTCATGCCACCGTCTATCGCGCCTTGAGGCTTCTTGCCGAGTCGGGCTTGGTCCGGGAGATCAACCTGGGCGACGGTATCACCCGTTACCGGTTGGCCCGGCAGGGTGAACGTCGCGATTATCTTGTCTGCAGCGACTGCGGCGGCGTCACGGAGTTCGAAAACGGTCTTGTTGAGAAAGAGCAGCTAAAACGTGCTCACAGCCTCGGTTTCATGGTCGAGAGTTTCAAGATCGAACTCAAGGGGCTTTGCCGGCACTGTCAGGGGCGCAATTCTCGCACTCACTGA
- a CDS encoding carbohydrate porin: protein MGFKKISVAITLLLGSILLSSGTAFALHPDLVVPERVELKHKACQEIVRLGAKYKVEGLFPPEFLEGKQHDCSRMDVALAVQLLTEKMAEKAVKEGVDAVDREDLLLLADLKEELRAEMLLVGTRTFQSRYQDLGTRFTALTKNISLSGGMVGVLQGTVGHSPKNHADTVGRADLVFNFKVGENTIAVLDLEATGGDGLDTTAGINSFSGLNGLAGSTGDRVRFREAWVEHSALDDRMLLTAGKIDLSNYFDSNAVANDETGQFLAGAFVHSAVLPFPANGPGARVAAKLTDSLVVGLGYGSGDADSEDSSDSADIFSHGFGIAELDYKVKSGELEGNYRIYAALDGALAGELEQKNAWNFGVSVDQQLTDKLTLFARYGQRDKDVYEVQQAWSAGGQYAGLIPSRKDDVLGVAYGQIKAHGSVADSQEKLTEVYYRFKVNDQIEIAPVAQYLVHPAGLRGSDDVLALALRTRISF, encoded by the coding sequence ATGGGTTTCAAGAAGATTTCCGTAGCAATTACTTTACTGTTGGGGAGCATTCTGCTTTCTTCCGGGACAGCGTTTGCCCTGCATCCTGATCTGGTCGTTCCCGAGAGGGTGGAACTGAAGCACAAGGCCTGCCAGGAGATCGTGCGGCTCGGAGCGAAGTACAAGGTTGAAGGACTGTTCCCGCCGGAGTTCCTGGAGGGAAAGCAGCATGACTGCAGCAGGATGGATGTGGCGCTTGCAGTGCAGCTTCTGACGGAAAAAATGGCTGAAAAAGCGGTGAAGGAGGGAGTCGATGCCGTCGACAGGGAAGACCTGCTGCTGCTCGCCGACCTGAAGGAAGAGCTGCGCGCCGAGATGCTTTTGGTGGGCACCAGGACCTTCCAGTCCCGCTACCAGGACCTGGGCACCAGGTTCACCGCTCTCACCAAGAACATCTCCCTAAGCGGCGGGATGGTTGGGGTGCTCCAGGGGACCGTCGGCCACAGCCCGAAAAACCACGCGGACACGGTGGGACGCGCCGATCTGGTCTTCAACTTCAAGGTGGGGGAGAACACCATCGCCGTCCTCGACCTCGAGGCGACCGGGGGCGACGGCCTCGACACCACCGCAGGGATCAACTCCTTCTCGGGGCTGAACGGCCTGGCGGGATCCACCGGCGACCGGGTCAGGTTCCGCGAGGCGTGGGTCGAACACTCCGCACTCGACGATCGCATGTTGCTTACCGCCGGCAAGATCGACCTTTCCAACTACTTCGACTCCAACGCGGTCGCCAACGACGAGACGGGGCAGTTCCTGGCCGGTGCCTTCGTCCACTCCGCGGTGCTGCCGTTCCCAGCCAACGGCCCCGGCGCGAGGGTGGCGGCAAAGCTGACCGATTCCCTCGTCGTCGGCCTTGGCTATGGCAGCGGCGACGCCGACAGCGAGGATAGCTCCGATTCCGCCGACATCTTCAGCCACGGCTTCGGCATCGCGGAGCTAGACTACAAGGTGAAGAGCGGGGAACTGGAGGGGAACTACCGCATTTACGCAGCCTTGGACGGCGCCCTGGCAGGCGAGCTGGAGCAGAAAAACGCCTGGAACTTCGGGGTGAGCGTCGACCAGCAACTGACCGATAAGCTGACCCTCTTCGCCCGCTACGGGCAGCGCGACAAGGACGTATACGAGGTTCAGCAGGCCTGGAGCGCAGGCGGACAGTACGCCGGGCTGATCCCTTCAAGAAAGGACGACGTCCTCGGCGTAGCCTACGGCCAGATCAAGGCTCACGGTTCAGTCGCCGATTCCCAGGAGAAACTGACCGAGGTCTACTACAGGTTCAAAGTGAACGACCAGATCGAGATCGCTCCGGTGGCGCAGTACCTAGTCCACCCGGCAGGACTGCGCGGCAGCGACGACGTCCTGGCCCTGGCGCTGCGCACCCGTATCAGCTTCTGA